TTTCTGAGAGCATCGAACCACAAAGCCGACCTGCAACGTTGGTGCTGATGGCAACCGTTTTTTTGAACCATTAGTCAATGATTCGGGGAGCTGACTCGAAATTGGTCCGGTGAGCAAGGTTCCGCCAGTACGGAAATGCCTAATGGATCACGGAGGCTCCCCACCTAGCTGGGCTAGGTTCATTGACGGCCCATCTCACGGCGACGCGGGTTGGCTTTTTCTTTTCCTGCTACACTAAATGCAGGCCAACCGGCGGTTCTAGAACCGAAACGTAACGTGCACCCAACCCTCTTTCATATCGGACATTTCGCTCCTCCAACCTACGGACTTCTTGTCGCACTCGGTGTACTTACCGGGCTGATCGTCACGGTCAAGCTCGCAAGGTCGCAGAACCTCAATCCCGACTACGCCTGGAACCTCGGCGTGCTGGTGGTGCTGGCTGCCATCGTTGGTGCCAAGGTGTTGCTGATCATCAACGATTTCAACTGGTACATGAAGCACCCGGCAGACATCTTCAGCCTCTCGATGCTGCAGGCGGGCGGAGTGTTCTACGGTGGCGTGCTGGCCGCGATCGCAACCGCCATCTACTACATCCGCAAGCACAACATGCCCGTGCTTCGCACATGCGATACCTTCGCGCCCGGACTGGCGCTCGGCCACGCCATTGGCCGCATCGGTTGCTTTTCCGCGGGGTGCTGCTACGGCAAGCACACGGATGCATGGTGGGGGGTGACGTTCACGAACGCACTGGCGAACCAGATCAGCGGAACTCCACTGAACGTCCCGCTGGTGCCCACGCAGTTGATCGAGTCCGTGGTTGAACTCCTGAACTTCTTCATCCTCCTGCTGCTGATCCGCAACAAGAAGTTCGAAGGCCAGGTGATCGGCTCGTACCTGTTTCTCTACGGAGTAGCGCGGTACTTCATCGAATTCGTCCGCGATGATCCCGAGCGCGGATCGATGTTCGGCGGCGCTATGACCGGCACGCAGTTCATCTCCATCTGCCTGGTGATTGCCGGCGGCATTCTCTGGATGAAGCGGACGAAAGCTCCGGCATCCAATCTCTCCGCGGTCGCACAGCGCTAGTTAATGTTTGGGATATCTCGGTTGTAGCCGAAGCGGCAGGATTGTGTTCGCCGACAAATCGAGCAATTCCGCTCCTAACTGCTGGATCGTGAACAAGCAGGATTCCGCATGCGCTTGCAGGTGATTCCGCATCGTTTCAGAATCGACCAGCAGGATTCGGCAGTCGCTGATCGCCGTCGCCGTGTGCTGGTGCGGACTGTTTGCAAGGACAGAAGGCAGGCCCATCAACTGTCCGGCGTGGGCTACTCCCAGCAGCAGCTTTCGGTCGCCTGAGAAGATCGCCAGTTCCAGTTCACCCGAATCGACGTAATAGGCTCCACGGCAAGGCTCATTTTCCTGGAAGAGGACCGCACCCGCAGGCACCGAAAGTGACACGCCCGCCTGGCGGATAAACTCCAGCAGCGAAGCGGCGCTGGAGCCACCATCGCCTCCGAAAACCGAAGCTGAGCCGGAACTTGGCACTAAGCCATCGTGGCTGGCGGATGCGAACAGTGGCAGTGATAACAGTCACACGATTTCGTGTACAGGTCACGAAAAACCCAGAAAATCCGCCGATTCGGCCTCTCATGGCTAACTTCGGTGGACTACTCGAAATCATCCTCAAGGCTTTTTGAATACCTGTCCACCCTTCATGACGAAGCTCACCTTCTGCAGTGCGGCGATGTCGTTCAGGGGATCACCTGGGACCGCAACAATGTCAGCCAACTTTCCGGCTTCAATCGTCCCTACTTGATCCTGCATGCCCATCAATTCCGAAGCGACCGTCGTTGCCGAGCGGATTGCCTGTAGCGGCGTCATGCCATACTTCACCATCAGCGGGAACTCGATCGCCGGATTGATCTTCCAATCGAAGCCGCCGGCATCGGTACCGAAGGCGATCTTCACACCTGAATCGAGGGCTCGCTTGAACGTATCGGCATGGATCTTCACCATGTCGAGCCACACCTTCGCTCCTGCCTTCGCTCGGCCCTCCGCCACATATTCTCCGACGTACAGCGTCGGCACGTAGTAGATCCCCTTCGCCACCATCGCCTTCAAGTCCTCCGGCGCGATGTACTGCCCGTGCTCAATGGTGTCCACGCCCGCCTCAACTGAGTTATGAACGCCTCGAAGTGCCGATGCATGCGAAGACACCTTCCGGCGTTGCCGATGGGTTTCGTCCACGATGGCCCGGAGTTCCTCCATAGTGAAGGTAGGAACGTCGTCCAGCACTCCATCCGGCCGCAGGAAGTAGCTGCGGTCGGAGTAGACCTTGATCCAGTCAGCGCCGTAGCTGATCTGCTCGCGAACCGCCTTGCGGGCTTCATCCGGCCCATCCACCACCTGCACTCCATGCGGAACCTGGATATCGGGCGAGTAGCCCAGGAGCGGATACGCTCCGGTTACGTTCAGCGAACGCGTCGCTACCTGCATCCGTGGGCCGGGTATGAAACCCTGATTGATGGCCTTTTTGATGTCCACGTCCGCGTACATCGCACCTTCGGTTTCCAGGTCCCGGATGGTGGTAAATCCGTACTCGAGCGCTCGCCGTGCTGCCACGGTGCCCAGAATCGTTCGATACGCCTGCGACCACTTCAGGAGTTGGACGTCATAATCTTCGGCCGTGATGTCGCCCTGAAGTAGAACGTGGGTGTGCGCATCGATCAACCCGGGAAGGCAGGTGAGATTGCCAAGTTCGACGACGCTGGCTCCCTTTGGGGCAGAGGCGCCGACCGAGGCGATCTTCTCCCCGTCCACGGCGATGTAGGCATTTCGCTGATACTGCCCCGATTTGACGTCGAGAACCGAGCCACAGTGCAGGACGGTTTGGGCCGCGGCAGATGCCAGGAGTGTCAGAAGGACTGAGGCAACGCGGATGAACATGATCTGCTCCGGTGAAGATTTTGCAAGCGGAGCAGTTTAACGCAAAGCACGGTCGCGGTGCAGGCGCACACCGGCGCCATTCGGATGTTCCAGGTAGAAAAAAGGATTAGCGGTGTTTGAACTCGCTGGTGATGTGCGTGGCGCGCTTGGTCAGGACTTTCTCAACCGTATCGACCACGTTTGGCAGGAACGCTGCGCCACCATTGCCGTTCGCTGCGGCAGTGAGGGCATAGTTCCAGGACTCCGGCTGTTCCAACACCGAGGCGCTGCGGCGTTCCGGTTCCGGCCGGTACATGTAAACCAGCCAGAGACTGACAGCCGCCAGGTACGCAAACTGGTTCAAGGTGTTGAGCACGTTGCCACTAGTAACGCCGGTAAAGAGCGAACGCAATGTGACCACTGAAAGGTGGCTTCCGGCTGTAAGGCCGAAGCCGATGGCAATTCCAAACACCCGATGGGCATCCGTCAGGCCAAGCTGGCGGGAGAACATGTACAGGAACACCACCAGTCCGCATTGCATCAAGCTGACGCTGCGATCAATGGTAAGGATAAAGCTGGTTATCGGGTTGTTCGTACCAGGCGATGAACTCAGCGCCATCACCGAGCCGATCATCAGCAGTACCAGCGAAGACCACCGGAAAAGGGTGCTGCCGAAGGTCCGAAGCTGCTCGTAGGGCCGGAAAACGTGCCGGAAGACCTCGTGCAGGACCGAGAAGCCCAGCGCTGTAATGATGGCCGCACTGGTCCAATAACAATAGTAATAGGCCTTATAGGAGATGAAGTTCAGAACGAAATTCAGAATATCGGCAGCCGTAAGGGCCACCAGATAAGCAGTAAAAATAGGGTAGTCGCGGTTCAGCTTCTTCTTGAAAACAAAGGCCACTAGGACCAGTGACACGATCCAGGAGGCCGTCCAGAAGCTAAGCATTAAGGCACGTATCATAGGCTGGTCCGCGACGACGCTATTTTAGGGTGCAAGAATGCGCCGACTTGCGGAGAATACCTACTTACGTGCCCTATCGCAAGACAAATTTCATCCCAGTACTAGTACCAGGGTAATGTTCTATATCCGGTTCATAACCGGCCCCCCCCGATAACTAGGGGATCAATTGGCAGTGCGGCGTGCCAGGATCGCACCACGGAATCGGCGAGGCATTCGGTGATACCGGTTGTACGTTCTTGGGGGCGACTGCTGCTGACAGGATGCCTGCGGTGACGAGGGTTAATACCGTAGCGCGCAATAGATTCTTCACGATTCTCTCTCCTGAGTTCGGTACTTTTTCTGTACTTTTCGGGCCTTTTTGGCCGTTTTTGTTGTTTTAAATTGGGTAGTCTACAGGTATGAACCGAGTTCCAAATCGGAACGCGGAGCAAATGCCACAGAACCTGTCAAACTACTTTGGCCGGAAGTCTAAACCAAAGTAATGTGAACGTGAAGTATCAGGAAAAAATTTTTCCAAACTTCGAAATTCACCAGACTTCCATGTCCAGGTTCATTACAGGCTATTTCGGCTAAAAACACGAAGAAAAACGAAGTTAAAGGGAATAAAACCGTAGGAAAAATTTCCCGTTTTGGAATCGGGAATAACCGGGAATAGAGGACTACTCGTCCTGAGAAAGTAGGCTTCCGAGGGTAGGTTTGTGTTTTTCCGTAGCGCGCTTCGTGCGGGGAACCTCTCGTTTCGTCGGAGGCGGGGATCCGATAACGTTCCGGGCCGCTGATTTCACCGCTTTTTCCGCCGTGAATACCTTTTTTCTACCCTTCTTTTTCGCCATCGGGCTATGCTCCTAACTTGGCTAGATTAAAATCGAACTGGAGCGAATCGGCAATGGAAGAGCGCGATT
This is a stretch of genomic DNA from Terriglobales bacterium. It encodes these proteins:
- a CDS encoding cyclic nucleotide-binding domain-containing protein, yielding MPSSGSASVFGGDGGSSAASLLEFIRQAGVSLSVPAGAVLFQENEPCRGAYYVDSGELELAIFSGDRKLLLGVAHAGQLMGLPSVLANSPHQHTATAISDCRILLVDSETMRNHLQAHAESCLFTIQQLGAELLDLSANTILPLRLQPRYPKH
- a CDS encoding amidohydrolase family protein, with amino-acid sequence MFIRVASVLLTLLASAAAQTVLHCGSVLDVKSGQYQRNAYIAVDGEKIASVGASAPKGASVVELGNLTCLPGLIDAHTHVLLQGDITAEDYDVQLLKWSQAYRTILGTVAARRALEYGFTTIRDLETEGAMYADVDIKKAINQGFIPGPRMQVATRSLNVTGAYPLLGYSPDIQVPHGVQVVDGPDEARKAVREQISYGADWIKVYSDRSYFLRPDGVLDDVPTFTMEELRAIVDETHRQRRKVSSHASALRGVHNSVEAGVDTIEHGQYIAPEDLKAMVAKGIYYVPTLYVGEYVAEGRAKAGAKVWLDMVKIHADTFKRALDSGVKIAFGTDAGGFDWKINPAIEFPLMVKYGMTPLQAIRSATTVASELMGMQDQVGTIEAGKLADIVAVPGDPLNDIAALQKVSFVMKGGQVFKKP
- the lgt gene encoding prolipoprotein diacylglyceryl transferase, yielding MHPTLFHIGHFAPPTYGLLVALGVLTGLIVTVKLARSQNLNPDYAWNLGVLVVLAAIVGAKVLLIINDFNWYMKHPADIFSLSMLQAGGVFYGGVLAAIATAIYYIRKHNMPVLRTCDTFAPGLALGHAIGRIGCFSAGCCYGKHTDAWWGVTFTNALANQISGTPLNVPLVPTQLIESVVELLNFFILLLLIRNKKFEGQVIGSYLFLYGVARYFIEFVRDDPERGSMFGGAMTGTQFISICLVIAGGILWMKRTKAPASNLSAVAQR